One window of Epinephelus fuscoguttatus linkage group LG9, E.fuscoguttatus.final_Chr_v1 genomic DNA carries:
- the fibpa gene encoding fibroblast growth factor (acidic) intracellular binding protein a: MAVELDVFVGNTTIMDEEVYQLWLDGYTVNDAVRVRMEGGVLEEYEASADVLLSDTMDQYRTFQMCERLLHSPSKLANQLLFQIPPHRQAMLIERYYAFDDAFVREVLGKKLSKGTKKDLDDISAKTGVTLKSCRRQFDNFKRVFKVVEELKGPLVENIRQHFLLSDKLARDYAAIVFFANNRFETGKRKLQYLTFQDFAFCAGQLISNWTVGAVDTMVEDMDVDLDKEFLQELKELKVLITDKDLLDQHKSLVCTALRGKTKAFNEMEANFKNLSRGLVNIAAKLTNTKDVRDFFIDLVEKFIEPCRSDRWTAADMRLYLTHYSNSAHILDTFKHQVVWDRYMGVIKSCIFKMYHD; the protein is encoded by the exons ATGGCAGTGGAGCTGGATGTGTTCGTGGGTAACACCACTATCATGGATGAGGAGGTGTACCAGCTCTGGTTGGATGGTTACACAG TGAATGATGCAGTGAGGGTACGAATGGAAGGAGGAGTGCTGGAGGAGTATGAGGCGAGTGCAGATGTTCTGCTGAGTGACACCATGGACCAGTACAGGACCTTCCAGATGTGTGAACGTCTGCTGCACAGCCCATCCAAACTAGCCAACCAACTACTGTTCCAGATCCCACCTCATCGACAAGCCATGCTCATAGAGAG ATACTATGCCTTTGATGACGCATTTGTCCGTGAGGTCCTGGGGAAGAAGCTCTCCAAAGGAACCAAGAAAGACTTGGATGATATCAGTGCCAAGACAGGTGTGACGCTAAAGAGCTGCAGACGACAG TTTGACAACTTCAAACGTGTTTTCAAAGTTGTGGAAGAGCTGAAGGGACCCCTGGTGGAGAACATACGTCAGCACTTTCTTCTTTCTGACAAGCTTGCAAG GGATTATGCCGCCATTGTTTTCTTTGCCAACAATCGCTTTGAGACGGGGAAAAGAAAGCTGCAATATCTCACATTTCAGGACTTTGCTTTCTGTGCTGGGCAGCTTATCAGCAACTGGACCGTCGGGGCTGTTG ATACCATGGTGGAGGACATGGACGTGGATCTCGATAAAGAGTTTTTACAAGAGCTGAAAGAACTGAAGGTTTTAATCACTGACAAAGATCTGCTGGATCAACACAAAAG TCTGGTCTGTACAGCTCTCAGAGGGAAGACTAAAGCTTTTAATGAGATGGAGGCTAATTTCAAG AATCTTTCCAGAGGCCTCGTCAACATCGCTGCAAAGTTAACCAACACAAAAGATGTCAGAGATTTCTTCATTGATCTTGTGGAGAAG TTTATTGAGCCGTGTCGCTCAGACCGATGGACAGCTGCGGACATGAGGCTCTACCTCACTCACTACAGCAACTCTGCACACATACTCGACACATTCAA ACACCAGGTTGTGTGGGACAGATACATGGGCGTCATCAAAAGCTGTATCTTCAAAATGTATCACGACTGA